A window of the Lactuca sativa cultivar Salinas chromosome 5, Lsat_Salinas_v11, whole genome shotgun sequence genome harbors these coding sequences:
- the LOC111889577 gene encoding protein FATTY ACID EXPORT 1, chloroplastic has product MSSVISQTSCFSMAYNRLHLRARSHPHLLRSKVLMVMNNDGHAIKAYSSESSGSALYHRAAASKSHNDIVVKANSSTVEVVNGEEINEPEEHVVSEQKRSAKIHDFCFGLPYGGIVFSGGVLGFIFSRNTASLINGGLYGGALMALSFLSLKIWRNGHSSLPFILGQTGIAAMLLWKSIQTYSLTKKILPTGFHVVLSGAMLCFYTYVMLSGGNPPPKKVQSMAASQS; this is encoded by the exons ATGTCTTCAGTGATCTCTCAAACATCATGTTTCTCTATGGCTTACAACAGATTACATCTCCGTGCTCGATCACACCCCCACCTTCTCCGTTCCAAG GTGTTAATGGTGATGAACAATGATGGACATGCCATAAAAGCATATAGTTCAGAGAGTAGTGGTTCAGCTTTATATCATAGAGCTGCTgcatcaaaatcacataatgataTTGTAGTGAAAGCCAATTCAAGTACAGTAGAAGTTGTTAATGGAGAAGAGATTAATGAACCAGAGGAACATGTAGTCTCTGAACAAAAACGATCAGCAAAGATTCATGATTTTTGTTTTGGACTTCCATATG GTGGGATTGTATTTAGTGGGGGGGTTTTGGGGTTTATTTTTTCAAGAAATACTGCTTCTTTGATAAATGGTGGACTCTATGGAGGTGCTTTAATGGCCCTTAGCTTTTTAAGCTTAAAGATATGGAGAAATGGGCATTCCAGCTTACCATTTATTCTTGGGCAAACAG GAATTGCTGCTATGCTTCTTTGGAAGAGCATTCAAACCTATTCATTG ACAAAGAAGATTTTACCAACTGGATTCCATGTTGTTTTGAG TGGTGCTATGTTATGCTTCTATACTTATGTGATGCTGTCGGGAGGAAACCCGCCTCCAAAGAAGGTGCAGTCTATGGCTGCATCCCAATCGTAg